The DNA region GAGTTCTTCTTGCACCGATTCCAAGGCATGATGATCACCTTGTTCAACTTTTGCCATGAGCGTTTGTTTGAGTGCTGACTGCCAGTGCTGAAACAGCTTGGTGTCGGCTTCATTAGAAGTTTGGCTTGCCTGTCGAATTTCACTGGGTAAGTCCGAGACCAAAATTTCTCGGCCTGACGACATCACCATTAACCAACGACAGACATTTTCCAGCTCTCGAACATTGCCGGGCCAATGATAAGACATGAGTTGAATCTGCGCTTCTCGACTGAGCTGTTTTGGTTCGGTTTCTAGTTCGTTGGCGGCATTCGCTAAGAATTGCTCGGCCAGCAGTGGTAGGTCTGAAATACGGTCTTTCAGCTCTGGCAACTGTATACGAATAACGTTAATACGATGGAATAGATCTTCTCGAAAAACGCCTTTAGCAACCAGTTTCGCTAGATCTTGGTGAGTGGCTGCAACGACCCGAACGTTTGCCCGTACTGGCTGAGTGCCACCGACGCGATAAAAAGAGCCTTCACTAAGCACTCGAAGCAAGCGTGTTTGCGTCTCCAACGGCATATCGCCAATTTCATCAAGAAAAAGCGTTCCTTGGTCGGCCTGTTCAAATCGGCCGAGGTAGCGTTGACTTGCCCCGGTAAATGCACCTTTCTCGTGCCCAAACAACTCTGACTCGATTAAGTCTTTGGGAATGGCGGCCATATTTAATGCGATGAAAGGGCCGTCTGCCCGTCGCGAATGTTGATGCAATGCTTTGGCGACTAATTCTTTCCCGGTCCCTGAGGCGCCATTGATAAGTACGGATATGTTGGACCGTGATAGACGGCCAATGGCTCTAAACACCTCTTGCATGGCCGGTGCTTCACCAATGATCGTCGGCACTTCTCGAGAATCATCACTGTTGTGCTCGGCTTTCGATTCAGTCACTTGAGCGGCTCGATTAACCAATTCGATGGCCTGGTCAACATCGAAAGGTTTGGGTAGATAATCAAAAGCCCCAAACTCGTAGGCATTAACCGCGCTTTCAAGATCACTGTGAGCGGTCATAATGATCACTGGAAGATCAGGAATTTGTTGTTTCAACTCTTGCAGTAGCACAAACCCGTCTTCACCGGGCATCCTTATGTCGCTGAGGATGACGGTGAAAGAATGCAGTTGAATTAACTGTCTGGCTTCAGCAACGCTGGCCGCCGTGGTGACCACAAAGCCTTCATCTTCGAGCGCTTCAGTGAGTACCCAGCGAATGGAGTTATCGTCATCGATAACCAGTACTTGAGTTTGCTCAGTCATGTTGGGCGTCTTCATGGGTTGTTTCAATCGGTAAGAAGATTGAGAAACATGTTTTTCCGGGAGCTGATTCAAATTCAATTATTCCATCGTTTTGTCTTACGAGGGATTGTGCAATTCCTAGGCCAAGTCCACTGCTTTGCTTGCCGCTGATGGTCGGAAAAAATATCACGTCTTTGAGCTCGTCAGCGATGCCAGGCCCATTGTCTTCAATGTCAATTCGGGCCATTAATCGGTATTGTTTCGGACCAATCGAATGCTGATGCACCGCTCTGGTGCGTAAGCGGATTTCTCCGCTTTGTTGCAAGGCTTCACGAGCATTATTGATTAGATTCAGAAGAGATTGATAGACCTGTTCTTTCGCGATATTGAGCTCGGGTAAACTGGGGTCATAGTCGCGCACGATGGCGACCTGATGATTGGGTTGCAGATCAATGAACTCAATGGCCCTTTCGGTTAACTCGTGAATATTGGTAATGGCTCTAGGTTCAACTTTTGCTGGCGTCAGCATGCGATCGACTAATTTCTGTAGCCGATCGGCTTCCGCAACGATAACGTCGGTAAAACGAGTCAATTGATTGGGTACTTTGCGAGAAAGTAATTGGGCAGCACCACGCAGCCCACTTAATGGGTTTTTGATCTCATGGGCGAGGTTACGCACCATGGATAAACTGACCTTATTTTGATCGAGCAGTTGATACTCTTTTTTGATGCCCAGTTGGTCGCGTGCGCACATGATTTCTAGCAAGACAACGGGGGTTTGTTCAAGGTGCTGGTAATTTAATGAAACGTGACAACCTTGCCACTCGTCATGAATGGTCACGAGTGTTGCATCGTCTAGCTGCCACTGTCCTTTTTGTTCAAAGCATTGCAGTAGAAGTTGCTCGGTAATATCGCCTGCGATCAACACCGAGCCAATATTGAGGTGGTGTAATCTTCTTAAACTTTGCCCTAGCAAAGCTTCCGCGGCGTCGTTCATCCAGCTAATACGAAATTGTTGATCCACCAAAATAATGGCGGTTTGCATTAGCTGATGTACTTGTTGTGGAGAGAAATCCTTCATAGCACCATTATAAACTCTCTGAACCGTCATTGCACCAATATGGTGCTTCGACCAGATATTTCGCAACCTATGGAGTCGCAAAAAAGTATCATCGCAAAAAAAAGCCCGGAGCATGCCGGGCTTTTCTTTAAGCTTTGACCTGAGCGTCAATTACACGCTGTAGTACATGTCGAATTCGACAGGGTGTGTGGTCATTTGCAATTTTTGTACTTCTTCACGTTTCAAAGCAATGTAAGAATCGATGAAGTCATCGCTGAACACGCCACCTTCTGTTAAGAAAGCTCGATCTTGATCAAGGCAATCAAGCGCTTGTTCAAGCGACGATGCAACGGTTGGGATCTCAGCAGCTTCTTCTGCTGGAAGATCGTACAAATCTTTATCCATCGCGTCGCCAGGGTGGATTTTATTTTTAATGCCGTCGAGGCCTGCCATCAACATGGCTGCAAAGCATAAGTATGGGTTAGCCGTTGGGTCACCAAAACGCACTTCGATACGACGCGCTTTAGCTGACGTTACGTGTGGAATTCGAATCGATGCTGAACGGTTACGAGCAGAGTATGCGAGCATTACCGGCGCTTCGAATCCAGGAACTAATCGTTTGTAGCTGTTGGTTGAGGCGTTAGAAATCGCGTTTAACGCACGAGCGTGTTTAATAATACCGCCGATGTAGAACAACGCTTCTTCTGACAAGCCGCCATATTTATTGCCGCTAAAAATGTTTTCGCCATTTTTGCTGAACGATTGATGCACGTGCATACCTGAACCATTGTCACCAACCAGCGGTTTTGGCATGAAAGTCGCTGTTTTTCCATACGCATGCGCAACGTTGTGCACGACGTATTTGTATTTTTGAATCTCATCAGCCTTTTTAACTAAGGTGTTGAATTGCGTTGCAATTTCGTTTTGGCCAGCCGTTGCAACTTCATGGTGATGCGCTTCAATAACTAAGCCCATTTCTTCCATGATGTTACACATTTGACTGCGAATGTCTTGTGAAGAATCCACTGGAGGAACAGGGAAGTAACCACCTTTAACGCGAGGACGGTGAGCTGTGTTACCGTCTTCATACGATTTACCAGAGTTCCATGCCGCTTCTTCACAGTCAATCTTGAAGAAAGAACCACTCATATCGGTGTGGAAACGAACGTCTTCGAATAAGAAGAATTCTGGCTCTGGCCCAAAGTAGGCTTCGTCACCAAGACCCGTTGATTTCAAATACTCTTCAGCACGTCGCGCAATCGAGCGAGGGTCACGGTCGTAACCTTGCATGGTAGAAGGCTCTAAAATATCACAAGTGATGTTTAGGGTAGGGTCTTCGCAGAAAGGATCCATGGTTGCCGTCGTGGTGTCTGGCATAAGTACCATGTCAGATTCGTTAATGCCTTTCCAGCCAGCAATTGAAGAGCCATCGAACATTTTTCCTTCGTTTAGAAAGTCAGCGTCGACGCAACTAGCCGGAATAGTCACATGTTGCTCTTTTCCTTTAGTATCGGTGAAACGTAAATCAACGTAACGAACGTCATTGTCTTTCATGAGAGTTAAAACATTATCGACAGACATTGGGGTCTCCGGTTATATAAGTGAATAGTTTAAGTTCAAAGTGGCCTAGGCTTAAGCAATCTATATGCCAATCACCATTTTGGGGCTTGGTTGGCCTCGGATCGCGGCTGTAAGAGTTAATAGTACACCCTTTGTACAAAATATCGTTAAAATATTGCACCAAAATGATGAAGAGAAAATAAGATGCATTAAAATGGTGCATTATGCTCGTGTCATCGGTGCAAAGGACCTTGACGATTAAAAAGCACATGTTGATTTTAAAAGTGCTAGGATTAAGAGAGTCGCACGTCGAATAGTCATTGGCTTTAAAGCCCGATGCAAGTGGTCAATTATTTCTGCCAAAGGGAGGGCAAAGTTGCGATTTCGTTATCTCGTCATCAGTTTAATCGTTTGCGTTAGTTGTCTTGCTCAAAGCGCTTCGTTGTGTGTTGATCATTATCCTCCACACCAGGTGGTTTTGGGTGAGAACCAAGCTGAGGGTTACGCGATTGAATTTGCGAAAGAGGTCGTTGATGCCTTGAACGATTCACTGCAAATAGTGACCGAGTCCAATCTGGAGGAATGCCTAAAATTAGCTCATAGCGGAAAAGTTGATTTGATTATGGGGCTATACAAGACACCAGAGCGGTCGCGCTTCCTTGATTTTTACAAGTTCAGCGATGGTTATTCTAGTACCCTGTTTATCACCTTCTACGATCATTTGAACATCTCGAGCTTCCAAGATCTCGCGAACAAGCGAATTGGCGTGGTGCGTCAACACCACTATTTTGATGAGTTTGACCAGTCAACGTCAATTACCAAGATAGCTTCCGATCATCTTGGGCAAGCCATTTTTCGACTTAAACGACGAGAGGTGGATTTTGTGGCCGTATCGCGCTATCAGTGGGAAGAAGTGAAAGATATCCTGCGCAGCTACGTGAGCCAAGTCTATGTGGCAGACTTTCAATATAAAAACGATGCTCCCGTCTTTCTTGCTGCCAGTAAAACAGCAACGCTGCCATTTGATCGACAACAACTTGCCGCGGTAGTCGAGCGGCTATATCGCCAAAAGCGCTATGGTTTACAAGAGTAAACCTCTGCAAGGAGGTTTGCTTAGGTATTGATATTTAAGAGCTGTGGTTTACAAGAGCGAAGACCTAGCTAACGTCGATGATGCTCAGAATCATCTTAGTGTTTAAGTAAATTTTCCCACAGGTTACAAATTCTTTTGACCATCGATGTCCCTTGGTTACAATAGGTCACTGAATTAATTGATTAAAAGTGATGGTTAAAAATTATGCCCTTGATTAAGTACGTGGATCATTCCGGTAATGAGTTCGAAGCAGACGTTGATGTTGGTAAAACGGTTATGGAAGGCGCCATGGACAACATGATTGATGGCATATTGGCCGAGTGTGGCGGATGCTGCTCGTGCGCGACTTGCCATGTTTATGTCGATGAAGCTTTTTTGCCCATTACTGGTACTGCTGAAGGAATGGAAAAAGAAATGCTCAGCGCTGTGAATGATCCCAAGCCGAATAGCCGCCTAAGTTGTCAAATTGTTGTTAATGACGAGATGGATGGCTTACGGGTAGAAATGCCAGAGTCGCAATACTAATTCAATCGTCAATGCAGTTTGGAAAATTCCATGTCGAGTAAAGGATGTCTCATCGTCGGAGGCAGTCATGCCGCCGCGCAATTGGTGGCAAGTTTACGTCAAGAAGGGTGGCAAGAATCGATTACCGTGATTAGCGATTCTCCTCTGCTGCCTTATCAGCGACCTCCTTTGTCCAAAGGATTTCTCGCGCAGAAAGTGACCCAACAACAATTGCTAATTCGACCGGAGAGCGCTTATCAAAAACACGATATTCAGTTTCGACTGAATAGCAAAGTCGCGGCCATCGATCGCCATGCCCACCGCGTTACTTTGGCGACGGGTGAGCAACTTGAATACGCCAAATTGGCCCTGTGTACTGGCGCTCGAGCGCGACACTTAGAAATTTGTGGTGCCGATTTGCAGGGTGTTCACTATCTCCGTGATTTAACCGATGTAGAGACCATTCAACACGACTTATCAGAACTCGCTGGCCCGCCAGAAAAGATTAACGTTGTTTTAGTTGGCGGTGGCTATATTGGCTTAGAAACCGCTGCATCACTCCGTTCTTTGGGTTATCAGGTCACGGTTATTGAAGCGGCACCGAGAATTCTTCAACGGGTGACTGCTGCTCCCGTCGCTGAATTTTTTGCTGAGTTACACCAAGCGCATGGAGTAAAGCTAGTCACCCAAAAGCAGGTTGCTGAATTAATGAGTCGCGATGGCCAACGAGTCGATCAAGTTGTCTGCACCGATGGCAGTCATTATTCAGCCGATTGTGTCATTGTCGGTATTGGTGTTCGGCCGAACATAGAGTTAGCTGAGCAAGCAGGCATTGACGTTAGCAATGGGATCTTAGTGAATGAGTATGCTCAAACCAACGATCCTGACATAGTTGCTGCCGGAGATTGTACGTTTCATCGAATTGAACACTACGACTTATCGGTGCGATTAGAGTCGGTTCCTAATGCAATGGAACAGGCGAAAAGTGCCGCAGCCAGCATCTGTGGGAAAACAAAAAGCATACACGGCGTTGCCATGGTTTTGGTCGGATCAATATGATATAAAATTGCAGATTGCAGGTTTGAATCATGGTTATGAACAAACCGTCGTACGGCAAAACCAATCGGCTAAGAAGGCTTTGGTTGTTTGGTACTTTAAGCAAGAGCATTTGATTGCCGCCGATTGTATCAATAGCCCAAAAGAGTTTATGCTGGCAAAACAATTGATTGCTCGAAACATTGCGGTGACACCAGAGCAGCTAATCGATCCCGAAATCGATTTAGCTGAGTTATTAAACGTTTAATGGTTAAAAACTTAACTTATTTAGCGGGAGAGAAATATGGAATACATTGTTTTTGCAATCCCATTTTTCTTTTTGCTGATAGTCATAGAGTGGCTCGTTGATTGGCGTCGCGGAACTCAGTTTTGCCAAATTGGCGATGCGATTACCAGCTTAAACGCTGGCGTTATTAGTCGAATTAATCAAGTCTTTCGCGCGTTCATTCCTTTTACGGTTTATTTTCTGATCGTTGATTCAGTGGCCATCGTCGAATGGCCCAATCATTGGATAACCTGGGTGGTCGCCTTTGTTGTATACGATTTTTGTTATTACTGGCACCATCGAATGGGTCATGAGATAAACCTATTGTGGGCTGCGCATGTGGTCCATCATTCCAGTGAAGAATACAATCTCACCACTGCTCTTAGACAAACCAGTGGTTCGTTTATCGGATTCATCTTCTACCTTCCATTGGCAATTCTAGGAATCCCTGGTGATATTTTAATTGCAGTAGCGAGCCTTAATCTTTTATATCAATTTTGGGTGCACACCCGTCATATTCCAAAACTTGGTTGGTACGAATGGGTATTTGTAACTCCGTCTAATCATCGAGTGCATCATGCCATTAATCAAGTCTACATCGATAAAAATTACGGTGGTGTTTTTATTCTTTGGGATAGACTCTTCGGTACTTTTCAAGAAGAGCTGAAGGAGGAGCCATGCTTATATGGTGTGCGGAAGCCGTTGCATAGTTGGAATCCGATCTGGGCCAATTTACAAGTCTACTGGCAACTAATTAAAGACGCTTGGCATACCCAGTCTTACAAAGATAAACTTCTCATATGGTTTAAACCAACAGGGTGGCGACCAAAAGATGTTGAGCAGAGCATGCCGCTTGCTAAGTTCAATCCAGACACCTTTAAAAAATTTAAAAACGAATTGTCGCTGGCTGTT from Pleionea litopenaei includes:
- the glnL gene encoding nitrogen regulation protein NR(II), with protein sequence MRLHRLRNIWSKHHIGAMTVQRVYNGAMKDFSPQQVHQLMQTAIILVDQQFRISWMNDAAEALLGQSLRRLHHLNIGSVLIAGDITEQLLLQCFEQKGQWQLDDATLVTIHDEWQGCHVSLNYQHLEQTPVVLLEIMCARDQLGIKKEYQLLDQNKVSLSMVRNLAHEIKNPLSGLRGAAQLLSRKVPNQLTRFTDVIVAEADRLQKLVDRMLTPAKVEPRAITNIHELTERAIEFIDLQPNHQVAIVRDYDPSLPELNIAKEQVYQSLLNLINNAREALQQSGEIRLRTRAVHQHSIGPKQYRLMARIDIEDNGPGIADELKDVIFFPTISGKQSSGLGLGIAQSLVRQNDGIIEFESAPGKTCFSIFLPIETTHEDAQHD
- a CDS encoding oxidoreductase C-terminal domain-containing protein gives rise to the protein MQIAGLNHGYEQTVVRQNQSAKKALVVWYFKQEHLIAADCINSPKEFMLAKQLIARNIAVTPEQLIDPEIDLAELLNV
- a CDS encoding NAD(P)/FAD-dependent oxidoreductase, coding for MSSKGCLIVGGSHAAAQLVASLRQEGWQESITVISDSPLLPYQRPPLSKGFLAQKVTQQQLLIRPESAYQKHDIQFRLNSKVAAIDRHAHRVTLATGEQLEYAKLALCTGARARHLEICGADLQGVHYLRDLTDVETIQHDLSELAGPPEKINVVLVGGGYIGLETAASLRSLGYQVTVIEAAPRILQRVTAAPVAEFFAELHQAHGVKLVTQKQVAELMSRDGQRVDQVVCTDGSHYSADCVIVGIGVRPNIELAEQAGIDVSNGILVNEYAQTNDPDIVAAGDCTFHRIEHYDLSVRLESVPNAMEQAKSAAASICGKTKSIHGVAMVLVGSI
- the ntrC gene encoding nitrogen regulation protein NR(I); the encoded protein is MTEQTQVLVIDDDNSIRWVLTEALEDEGFVVTTAASVAEARQLIQLHSFTVILSDIRMPGEDGFVLLQELKQQIPDLPVIIMTAHSDLESAVNAYEFGAFDYLPKPFDVDQAIELVNRAAQVTESKAEHNSDDSREVPTIIGEAPAMQEVFRAIGRLSRSNISVLINGASGTGKELVAKALHQHSRRADGPFIALNMAAIPKDLIESELFGHEKGAFTGASQRYLGRFEQADQGTLFLDEIGDMPLETQTRLLRVLSEGSFYRVGGTQPVRANVRVVAATHQDLAKLVAKGVFREDLFHRINVIRIQLPELKDRISDLPLLAEQFLANAANELETEPKQLSREAQIQLMSYHWPGNVRELENVCRWLMVMSSGREILVSDLPSEIRQASQTSNEADTKLFQHWQSALKQTLMAKVEQGDHHALESVQEELEQILIDLALSITDGHKQDAAKLLGWGRNTITRKQKKYQEKPQSLK
- a CDS encoding sterol desaturase family protein codes for the protein MEYIVFAIPFFFLLIVIEWLVDWRRGTQFCQIGDAITSLNAGVISRINQVFRAFIPFTVYFLIVDSVAIVEWPNHWITWVVAFVVYDFCYYWHHRMGHEINLLWAAHVVHHSSEEYNLTTALRQTSGSFIGFIFYLPLAILGIPGDILIAVASLNLLYQFWVHTRHIPKLGWYEWVFVTPSNHRVHHAINQVYIDKNYGGVFILWDRLFGTFQEELKEEPCLYGVRKPLHSWNPIWANLQVYWQLIKDAWHTQSYKDKLLIWFKPTGWRPKDVEQSMPLAKFNPDTFKKFKNELSLAVSVYLLVQQLGLLTLTFLYLQQITHFSTLQILLWGSGIVFSTWMLSLIIREQQSVVVNEILRLGLINLLLWTLSDSMLLNAVASIWSIISVLMTLVVQPKPQLKVVE
- a CDS encoding 2Fe-2S iron-sulfur cluster-binding protein, producing the protein MPLIKYVDHSGNEFEADVDVGKTVMEGAMDNMIDGILAECGGCCSCATCHVYVDEAFLPITGTAEGMEKEMLSAVNDPKPNSRLSCQIVVNDEMDGLRVEMPESQY
- a CDS encoding substrate-binding periplasmic protein, coding for MRFRYLVISLIVCVSCLAQSASLCVDHYPPHQVVLGENQAEGYAIEFAKEVVDALNDSLQIVTESNLEECLKLAHSGKVDLIMGLYKTPERSRFLDFYKFSDGYSSTLFITFYDHLNISSFQDLANKRIGVVRQHHYFDEFDQSTSITKIASDHLGQAIFRLKRREVDFVAVSRYQWEEVKDILRSYVSQVYVADFQYKNDAPVFLAASKTATLPFDRQQLAAVVERLYRQKRYGLQE
- the glnA gene encoding glutamate--ammonia ligase — protein: MSVDNVLTLMKDNDVRYVDLRFTDTKGKEQHVTIPASCVDADFLNEGKMFDGSSIAGWKGINESDMVLMPDTTTATMDPFCEDPTLNITCDILEPSTMQGYDRDPRSIARRAEEYLKSTGLGDEAYFGPEPEFFLFEDVRFHTDMSGSFFKIDCEEAAWNSGKSYEDGNTAHRPRVKGGYFPVPPVDSSQDIRSQMCNIMEEMGLVIEAHHHEVATAGQNEIATQFNTLVKKADEIQKYKYVVHNVAHAYGKTATFMPKPLVGDNGSGMHVHQSFSKNGENIFSGNKYGGLSEEALFYIGGIIKHARALNAISNASTNSYKRLVPGFEAPVMLAYSARNRSASIRIPHVTSAKARRIEVRFGDPTANPYLCFAAMLMAGLDGIKNKIHPGDAMDKDLYDLPAEEAAEIPTVASSLEQALDCLDQDRAFLTEGGVFSDDFIDSYIALKREEVQKLQMTTHPVEFDMYYSV